One genomic segment of Pongo pygmaeus isolate AG05252 chromosome 19, NHGRI_mPonPyg2-v2.0_pri, whole genome shotgun sequence includes these proteins:
- the MINK1 gene encoding misshapen-like kinase 1 isoform X6: MGDPAPARSLDDIDLSALRDPAGIFELVEVVGNGTYGQVYKGRHVKTGQLAAIKVMDVTEDEEEEIKQEINMLKKYSHHRNIATYYGAFIKKSPPGNDDQLWLVMEFCGAGSVTDLVKNTKGNALKEDCIAYICREILRGLAHLHAHKVIHRDIKGQNVLLTENAEVKLVDFGVSAQLDRTVGRRNTFIGTPYWMAPEVIACDENPDATYDYRSDIWSLGITAIEMAEGAPPLCDMHPMRALFLIPRNPPPRLKSKKWSKKFIDFIDTCLIKTYLSRPPTEQLLKFPFIRDQPTERQVRIQLKDHIDRSRKKRGEKEETEYEYSGSEEEDDSHGEEGEPSSIMNVPGESTLRREFLRLQQENKSNSEALKQQQQLQQQQQRDPEAHIKHLLHQRQRRIEEQKEERRRVEEQQRREREQRKLQEKEQQRRLEDMQALRREEERRQAEREQEYIRHRLEEEQRQLEILQQQLLQEQALLLEYKRKQLEEQRQSERLQRQLQQEHAYLKSLQQQQQQQQLQKQQQQQQLLPGDRKPLYHYGRGMNPADKPAWAREVEERTRMNKQQNSPSAKSKPGSTGPEPPIPQASPGPPGPLSQTPPMQRPVEPQEGPHKSLQDQPTRNLAAFPASPDPDPAIPAPTATPSARGAVIRQNSDPTSEGPGPSPNPPAWVRPDNEAPPKVPQRTSSIATALNTSGAGGSRPAQAVRARPRSNSAWQIYLQRRAERGTPKPPGPPAQPPGPPNASSNPDLRRSDPGWERSDSVLPASHGHLPQAGSLERNCVGASSKLDSSPVLSPGNKAKPDDHRSRPGRPASYKRAIGEDFVLLKERTLDEAPRPPKKAMDYSSSSEEVESSEEDEEEGEGGPAEGSRDTPGGRSDGDTDSVSTMVVHDVEEITGTQPPYGGGTMVVQRTPEEERNLLHADSNGYTNLPDVVQPSHSPTENSKGQSPPSKDGSGDYQSRGLVKAPGKSSFTMFVDLGIYQPGGSGDSIPITALVGGEGTRLDQLQYDVRKGSVVNVNPTNTRAHSETPEIRKYKKRFNSEILCAALWGVNLLVGTENGLMLLDRSGQGKVYGLIGRRRFQQMDVLEGLNLLITISGKRNKLRVYYLSWLRNKILHNDPEVEKKQGWTTVGDMEGCGHYRVVKYERIKFLVIALKSSVEVYAWAPKPYHKFMAFKSFADLPHRPLLVDLTVEEGQRLKVIYGSSAGFHAVDVDSGNSYDIYIPVHIQSQITPHAIIFLPNTDGMEMLLCYEDEGVYVNTYGRIIKDVVLQWGEMPTSVAYICSNQIMGWGEKAIEIRSVETGHLDGVFMHKRAQRLKFLCERNDKVFFASVRSGGSSQVYFMTLNRNCIMNW, encoded by the exons GACCCTGCTGGGATCTTTGAGCTTGTGGAGGTGGTCGGCAATGGAACCTATGGACAGGTATACAAG GGTCGGCATGTCAAGACGGGGCAGCTGGCTGCCATCAAGGTCATGGATGTCACGGAG gatgaggaggaagagatCAAACAGGAGATCAACATGCTGAAAAAGTACTCTCACCACCGCAACATCGCCACCTACTATGGAGCCTTCATCAAGAAGAGCCCCCCGGGAAACGATGACCAGCTCTGG CTGGTGATGGAGTTCTGTGGTGCTGGTTCAGTGACTGACCTGGTAAAGAACACGAAAGGCAACGCCCTGAAGGAGGACTGTATCGCCTATATCTGCAGGGAGATCCTCAGG GGTCTGGCGCATCTCCATGCCCACAAGGTGATCCATCGAGACATCAAGGGGCAGAATGTGCTGCTGACAGAGAATGCTGAGGTCAAGCTAG TGGATTTTGGGGTGAGTGCTCAGCTGGACCGCACCGTGGGCAGACGGAACACTTTCATTGGGACTCCCTACTGGATGGCTCCAGAGGTCATCGCCTGTGATGAGAACCCCGATGCCACCTACGATTACAgg AGTGACATTTGGTCTCTAGGAATCACAGCCATCGAGATGGCAGAGGGAGCCCCCC CTCTGTGTGACATGCACCCCATGCGAGCCCTCTTCCTCATTCCTCGGAACCCTCCGCCCAGGCTCAAGTCCAAGAAGTG GTCTAAGAAGTTCATTGACTTCATTGACACATGTCTCATCAAGACTTACCTGAGCCGCCCACCCACGGAGCAGCTACTGAAGTTTCCCTTCATCCGGGACCAGCCCACGGAGCGGCAGGTCCGCATCCAGCTTAAGGACCACATTGACCGATCCCGGAAGAAGCGGGGTGAGAAAG AGGAGACAGAATATGAGTACAGCGGCAGCGAGGAGGAAGATGACAGccatggagaggaaggagagCCCAG CTCCATCATGAACGTGCCTGGAGAGTCGACTCTACGCCGAGAGTTTCTCCGGCTCCAGCAGGAAAATAAGAGCAACTCAGAGGCTttaaaacagcagcagcagctgcagcagcagcagcagcgagacCCCGAGGCACACATCAAACACCTGCTGCACCAGCGGCAGCGGCGCATAGAGGAGCAGAAGGAGGAGCGGCGCCGCGTGGAGGAG CAACAGCGGCGGGAGCGGGAGCAGCGGAAGCTGCAGGAGAAGGAGCAGCAGCGGCGGCTGGAGGACATGCAGGCTCTGCGGCGGGAGGAGGAGCGGCGGCAGGCGGAGCGCGAGCAG GAATATATTCGTCACAGGCTAGAGGAGGAGCAGCGACAGCTCGAGATCCTTCAGCAACAGCTGCTCCAGGAACAGGCCCTGCTGCTG gagtacAAGCGGAAGCAGCTGGAGGAGCAGCGGCAGTCAGAGCGTCTCCAGAGGcagctgcagcaggagcatgcCTACCTCAAGTCcctgcagcagcagcaacagcagcagcagcttcagaaacagcagcagcagcagcagctcctaCCTGGGGACAGGAAGCCCCTGTACCATTATGGTCGGGGCATGAACCCCGCTGACAAACCAGCCTGGGCCCGAGAG GTAGAAGAGAGAACAAGGATGAACAAGCAGCAGAACTCTCCCTCGGCCAAGAGCAAGCCAGGCAGCACGGGGCCTGagccccccatcccccaggcCTCCCCCGGGCCCCCAGGACCCCTTTCCCAGACTCCTCCTATGCAGAGGCCGGTGGAGCCCCAGGAGGGACCGCACAAG TCCCTGCAGGACCAGCCCACCCGAAACCTGGCTgccttcccagcctcccctgACCCCGACCCTGCCATCCCCGCACCCACTGCCACGCCCAGTGCCCGAGGAGCTGTCATCCGCCAGAATTCAGACCCCACCTCTGAAGGACCTGGCCCCAGCCCGAACCCCCCAGCCTGGGTCCGCCCAGATAACGAGGCCCCACCGAAG GTGCCTCAGAGGACCTCATCTATCGCCACTGCCCTTAACACCAGTGGGGCCGGAGGGTCCCGGCCAGCCCAGGCAGTCCGTGCCAG ACCTCGCAGCAACTCCGCCTGGCAAATCTATCTGCAAAGGCGGGCAGAGCGGGGCACCCCAAAGCCTCCAGGGCCCCCTGCTCAGCCCCCTGGCCCGCCCAACGCCTCTAG TAACCCCGACCTCAGGAGGAGCGACCCTGGCTGGGAACGCTCGGACAGCGTCCTTCCGGCCTCTCACGGGCACCTCCCCCAGGCTGGCTCACTGGAGCGGAACTGCGTGGGAG CCTCCTCCAAACTGGACAGCTCCCCAGTGCTCTCCCCTGGGAATAAAGCCAAGCCCGATGACCACCGCTCACGGCCAGGCCGGCCCGCA AGCTATAAGCGAGCAATTGGTGAG GACTTCGTGTTGCTGAAGGAGCGGACCCTGGACGAggcccctcggcctcccaagaaggCCATGGACTACTCATCGTCCAGCGAGGAGGTGGAAAGCAgtgaggaggacgaggaggaagGCGAAGGCGGGCCAGCAGAGGGGAGCAGAGACACCCCTGGGGGCCG CAGCGATGGGGATACAGACAGCGTCAGCACCATGGTGGTCCACGACGTCGAGGAGATCACCGGGACCCAGCCCCCATACGGGGGCGGCACCATGGTGGTCCAGCGC ACCCCTGAAGAGGAGCGGAACCTGCTGCATGCTGACAGCAATGGGTATACAAACCTGCCTGACGTGGTCCAGCCCAGCCATTCACCCACCGAGAACAGCAAAGGCCAAAGCCCACCCTCGAAGGATGGGAGCGGTGAC TACCAGTCTCGTGGGCTGGTAAAGGCCCCTGGCAAGAGCTCGTTCACGATGTTTGTGGATCTAGGGATCTACCAGCCTGGAGGCAGTGGGGACAGCATCCCCATCACAG CCCTAGTGGGTGGAGAGGGCACTCGGCTCGACCAGCTGCAGTACGACGTGAGGAAGGGCTCTGTGGTCAACGTGAATCCCACCAACACCCGGGCCCACAGTGAGACCCCTGAGATCCGGAAGTACAAGAAGCGATTCAACTCCGAGATCCTCTGTGCAGCCCTTTGGG GGGTCAACCTGCTGGTGGGCACGGAGAACGGGCTGATGTTGCTGGACCGAAGTGGGCAGGGGAAGGTGTATGGACTCATTGGGCGGCGACGCTTCCAGCAGATGGATGTGCTGGAGGGGCTCAACCTGCTCATCACCATCTCAG GGAAAAGGAACAAGCTGCGGGTGTATTACCTGTCCTGGCTCCGGAACAAGATTCTGCACAATGACCCAGAAGTGGAGAAGAAGCAGGGCTGGACCACTGTGGGGGACATGGAGGGCTGCGGGCACTACCGTGTCG TGAAATACGAGCGGATTAAGTTCCTGGTCATCGCCCTCAAGAGCTCCGTGGAGGTGTATGCCTGGGCCCCCAAGCCCTATCACAAATTCATGGCCTTCAAG TCCTTTGCCGACCTCCCCCACCGCCCTCTGCTGGTCGACCTGACAGTAGAGGAGGGGCAGCGGCTCAAGGTCATCTATGGCTCCAGTGCTGGCTTCCATGCTGTGGATGTCGACTCGGGGAACAGCTATGACATCTACATCCCTGTGCAC ATCCAGAGCCAGATCACGCCCCATGCCATCATCTTCCTCCCCAACACCGACGGCATGGAGATGCTGCTGTGTTATGAGGACGAGGGTGTCTACGTCAACACGTACGGGCGGATCATTAAGGATGTGGTGCTGCAGTGGGGAGAGATGCCTACTTCTGTGG CCTACATCTGCTCCAACCAGATAATGGGCTGGGGTGAGAAGGCCATTGAGATCCGCTCTGTGGAGACGGGCCACCTCGACGGGGTCTTCATGCACAAACGAGCTCAGAGGCTCAAGTTCCTGTGTGAGCGGAATGACAAG GTGTTTTTTGCCTCAGTCCGCTCTGGGGGCAGCAGCCAAGTTTACTTCATGACTCTGAACCGTAACTGCATCATGAACTGGTGA
- the MINK1 gene encoding misshapen-like kinase 1 isoform X4: MGDPAPARSLDDIDLSALRDPAGIFELVEVVGNGTYGQVYKGRHVKTGQLAAIKVMDVTEDEEEEIKQEINMLKKYSHHRNIATYYGAFIKKSPPGNDDQLWLVMEFCGAGSVTDLVKNTKGNALKEDCIAYICREILRGLAHLHAHKVIHRDIKGQNVLLTENAEVKLVDFGVSAQLDRTVGRRNTFIGTPYWMAPEVIACDENPDATYDYRSDIWSLGITAIEMAEGAPPLCDMHPMRALFLIPRNPPPRLKSKKWSKKFIDFIDTCLIKTYLSRPPTEQLLKFPFIRDQPTERQVRIQLKDHIDRSRKKRGEKEETEYEYSGSEEEDDSHGEEGEPSSIMNVPGESTLRREFLRLQQENKSNSEALKQQQQLQQQQQRDPEAHIKHLLHQRQRRIEEQKEERRRVEEQQRREREQRKLQEKEQQRRLEDMQALRREEERRQAEREQEYIRHRLEEEQRQLEILQQQLLQEQALLLEYKRKQLEEQRQSERLQRQLQQEHAYLKSLQQQQQQQQLQKQQQQQQLLPGDRKPLYHYGRGMNPADKPAWAREVEERTRMNKQQNSPSAKSKPGSTGPEPPIPQASPGPPGPLSQTPPMQRPVEPQEGPHKSLVAHRVPLKPYAAPVPRSQSLQDQPTRNLAAFPASPDPDPAIPAPTATPSARGAVIRQNSDPTSEGPGPSPNPPAWVRPDNEAPPKVPQRTSSIATALNTSGAGGSRPAQAVRARPRSNSAWQIYLQRRAERGTPKPPGPPAQPPGPPNASSNPDLRRSDPGWERSDSVLPASHGHLPQAGSLERNCVGASSKLDSSPVLSPGNKAKPDDHRSRPGRPADFVLLKERTLDEAPRPPKKAMDYSSSSEEVESSEEDEEEGEGGPAEGSRDTPGGRSDGDTDSVSTMVVHDVEEITGTQPPYGGGTMVVQRTPEEERNLLHADSNGYTNLPDVVQPSHSPTENSKGQSPPSKDGSGDYQSRGLVKAPGKSSFTMFVDLGIYQPGGSGDSIPITALVGGEGTRLDQLQYDVRKGSVVNVNPTNTRAHSETPEIRKYKKRFNSEILCAALWGVNLLVGTENGLMLLDRSGQGKVYGLIGRRRFQQMDVLEGLNLLITISGKRNKLRVYYLSWLRNKILHNDPEVEKKQGWTTVGDMEGCGHYRVVKYERIKFLVIALKSSVEVYAWAPKPYHKFMAFKSFADLPHRPLLVDLTVEEGQRLKVIYGSSAGFHAVDVDSGNSYDIYIPVHIQSQITPHAIIFLPNTDGMEMLLCYEDEGVYVNTYGRIIKDVVLQWGEMPTSVAYICSNQIMGWGEKAIEIRSVETGHLDGVFMHKRAQRLKFLCERNDKVFFASVRSGGSSQVYFMTLNRNCIMNW; this comes from the exons GACCCTGCTGGGATCTTTGAGCTTGTGGAGGTGGTCGGCAATGGAACCTATGGACAGGTATACAAG GGTCGGCATGTCAAGACGGGGCAGCTGGCTGCCATCAAGGTCATGGATGTCACGGAG gatgaggaggaagagatCAAACAGGAGATCAACATGCTGAAAAAGTACTCTCACCACCGCAACATCGCCACCTACTATGGAGCCTTCATCAAGAAGAGCCCCCCGGGAAACGATGACCAGCTCTGG CTGGTGATGGAGTTCTGTGGTGCTGGTTCAGTGACTGACCTGGTAAAGAACACGAAAGGCAACGCCCTGAAGGAGGACTGTATCGCCTATATCTGCAGGGAGATCCTCAGG GGTCTGGCGCATCTCCATGCCCACAAGGTGATCCATCGAGACATCAAGGGGCAGAATGTGCTGCTGACAGAGAATGCTGAGGTCAAGCTAG TGGATTTTGGGGTGAGTGCTCAGCTGGACCGCACCGTGGGCAGACGGAACACTTTCATTGGGACTCCCTACTGGATGGCTCCAGAGGTCATCGCCTGTGATGAGAACCCCGATGCCACCTACGATTACAgg AGTGACATTTGGTCTCTAGGAATCACAGCCATCGAGATGGCAGAGGGAGCCCCCC CTCTGTGTGACATGCACCCCATGCGAGCCCTCTTCCTCATTCCTCGGAACCCTCCGCCCAGGCTCAAGTCCAAGAAGTG GTCTAAGAAGTTCATTGACTTCATTGACACATGTCTCATCAAGACTTACCTGAGCCGCCCACCCACGGAGCAGCTACTGAAGTTTCCCTTCATCCGGGACCAGCCCACGGAGCGGCAGGTCCGCATCCAGCTTAAGGACCACATTGACCGATCCCGGAAGAAGCGGGGTGAGAAAG AGGAGACAGAATATGAGTACAGCGGCAGCGAGGAGGAAGATGACAGccatggagaggaaggagagCCCAG CTCCATCATGAACGTGCCTGGAGAGTCGACTCTACGCCGAGAGTTTCTCCGGCTCCAGCAGGAAAATAAGAGCAACTCAGAGGCTttaaaacagcagcagcagctgcagcagcagcagcagcgagacCCCGAGGCACACATCAAACACCTGCTGCACCAGCGGCAGCGGCGCATAGAGGAGCAGAAGGAGGAGCGGCGCCGCGTGGAGGAG CAACAGCGGCGGGAGCGGGAGCAGCGGAAGCTGCAGGAGAAGGAGCAGCAGCGGCGGCTGGAGGACATGCAGGCTCTGCGGCGGGAGGAGGAGCGGCGGCAGGCGGAGCGCGAGCAG GAATATATTCGTCACAGGCTAGAGGAGGAGCAGCGACAGCTCGAGATCCTTCAGCAACAGCTGCTCCAGGAACAGGCCCTGCTGCTG gagtacAAGCGGAAGCAGCTGGAGGAGCAGCGGCAGTCAGAGCGTCTCCAGAGGcagctgcagcaggagcatgcCTACCTCAAGTCcctgcagcagcagcaacagcagcagcagcttcagaaacagcagcagcagcagcagctcctaCCTGGGGACAGGAAGCCCCTGTACCATTATGGTCGGGGCATGAACCCCGCTGACAAACCAGCCTGGGCCCGAGAG GTAGAAGAGAGAACAAGGATGAACAAGCAGCAGAACTCTCCCTCGGCCAAGAGCAAGCCAGGCAGCACGGGGCCTGagccccccatcccccaggcCTCCCCCGGGCCCCCAGGACCCCTTTCCCAGACTCCTCCTATGCAGAGGCCGGTGGAGCCCCAGGAGGGACCGCACAAG AGCCTGGTGGCACACCGGGTCCCACTGAAGCCATATGCAGCACCTGTACCCCGATCCCAGTCCCTGCAGGACCAGCCCACCCGAAACCTGGCTgccttcccagcctcccctgACCCCGACCCTGCCATCCCCGCACCCACTGCCACGCCCAGTGCCCGAGGAGCTGTCATCCGCCAGAATTCAGACCCCACCTCTGAAGGACCTGGCCCCAGCCCGAACCCCCCAGCCTGGGTCCGCCCAGATAACGAGGCCCCACCGAAG GTGCCTCAGAGGACCTCATCTATCGCCACTGCCCTTAACACCAGTGGGGCCGGAGGGTCCCGGCCAGCCCAGGCAGTCCGTGCCAG ACCTCGCAGCAACTCCGCCTGGCAAATCTATCTGCAAAGGCGGGCAGAGCGGGGCACCCCAAAGCCTCCAGGGCCCCCTGCTCAGCCCCCTGGCCCGCCCAACGCCTCTAG TAACCCCGACCTCAGGAGGAGCGACCCTGGCTGGGAACGCTCGGACAGCGTCCTTCCGGCCTCTCACGGGCACCTCCCCCAGGCTGGCTCACTGGAGCGGAACTGCGTGGGAG CCTCCTCCAAACTGGACAGCTCCCCAGTGCTCTCCCCTGGGAATAAAGCCAAGCCCGATGACCACCGCTCACGGCCAGGCCGGCCCGCA GACTTCGTGTTGCTGAAGGAGCGGACCCTGGACGAggcccctcggcctcccaagaaggCCATGGACTACTCATCGTCCAGCGAGGAGGTGGAAAGCAgtgaggaggacgaggaggaagGCGAAGGCGGGCCAGCAGAGGGGAGCAGAGACACCCCTGGGGGCCG CAGCGATGGGGATACAGACAGCGTCAGCACCATGGTGGTCCACGACGTCGAGGAGATCACCGGGACCCAGCCCCCATACGGGGGCGGCACCATGGTGGTCCAGCGC ACCCCTGAAGAGGAGCGGAACCTGCTGCATGCTGACAGCAATGGGTATACAAACCTGCCTGACGTGGTCCAGCCCAGCCATTCACCCACCGAGAACAGCAAAGGCCAAAGCCCACCCTCGAAGGATGGGAGCGGTGAC TACCAGTCTCGTGGGCTGGTAAAGGCCCCTGGCAAGAGCTCGTTCACGATGTTTGTGGATCTAGGGATCTACCAGCCTGGAGGCAGTGGGGACAGCATCCCCATCACAG CCCTAGTGGGTGGAGAGGGCACTCGGCTCGACCAGCTGCAGTACGACGTGAGGAAGGGCTCTGTGGTCAACGTGAATCCCACCAACACCCGGGCCCACAGTGAGACCCCTGAGATCCGGAAGTACAAGAAGCGATTCAACTCCGAGATCCTCTGTGCAGCCCTTTGGG GGGTCAACCTGCTGGTGGGCACGGAGAACGGGCTGATGTTGCTGGACCGAAGTGGGCAGGGGAAGGTGTATGGACTCATTGGGCGGCGACGCTTCCAGCAGATGGATGTGCTGGAGGGGCTCAACCTGCTCATCACCATCTCAG GGAAAAGGAACAAGCTGCGGGTGTATTACCTGTCCTGGCTCCGGAACAAGATTCTGCACAATGACCCAGAAGTGGAGAAGAAGCAGGGCTGGACCACTGTGGGGGACATGGAGGGCTGCGGGCACTACCGTGTCG TGAAATACGAGCGGATTAAGTTCCTGGTCATCGCCCTCAAGAGCTCCGTGGAGGTGTATGCCTGGGCCCCCAAGCCCTATCACAAATTCATGGCCTTCAAG TCCTTTGCCGACCTCCCCCACCGCCCTCTGCTGGTCGACCTGACAGTAGAGGAGGGGCAGCGGCTCAAGGTCATCTATGGCTCCAGTGCTGGCTTCCATGCTGTGGATGTCGACTCGGGGAACAGCTATGACATCTACATCCCTGTGCAC ATCCAGAGCCAGATCACGCCCCATGCCATCATCTTCCTCCCCAACACCGACGGCATGGAGATGCTGCTGTGTTATGAGGACGAGGGTGTCTACGTCAACACGTACGGGCGGATCATTAAGGATGTGGTGCTGCAGTGGGGAGAGATGCCTACTTCTGTGG CCTACATCTGCTCCAACCAGATAATGGGCTGGGGTGAGAAGGCCATTGAGATCCGCTCTGTGGAGACGGGCCACCTCGACGGGGTCTTCATGCACAAACGAGCTCAGAGGCTCAAGTTCCTGTGTGAGCGGAATGACAAG GTGTTTTTTGCCTCAGTCCGCTCTGGGGGCAGCAGCCAAGTTTACTTCATGACTCTGAACCGTAACTGCATCATGAACTGGTGA